The Streptomyces sp. BA2 genome includes the window GCCGGGCGCAGTGTGCTCGTCGTGGACGCCGAGGACACCTTCACCTCGATGATCGACCAGCAGCTGCGTTCCCTGGGGCTGCGCGTGACAGTGCGACGCCATGACGAGGAGTACGCCTTCGACGGCCACGACCTGGTCGTGATGGGGCCGGGTCCCGGGGATCCGCAGGAGGCCGCGCATCCCAAGATGAGGCACCTGCACGCGGCGGTCGGCACATTGCTGCGCGAACGCCGGCCGTTCTTCGCCGTGTGCCTCAGCCATCAGGTCCTCGGCCTCCGGCTCGGCCTGCCGCTGCGCCGCAGGGAGGTGCCCAACCAGGGTGTGCAGAAGCGGATCGACCTCTTCGGCGCTGCCGAGCAGGTCGGCTTCTACAACACCTTCTCGCTGGTCGGCGACCACGACGAGTTCGTCGCGGACGGCGTGGGCCCGGTCCGGGTGAGCCGGGACGCGGCCACCGGGGAAGTGCACGCGCTGCGCGGACCGGACTTCGCCTCCCTGCAGTTCCATGCCGAGTCCGTGCTCACCAGAGGGGGGCCGCGCATCATCGGCACGGCCCTGACCGGTCTGCTCACACAGGCGAGGGTCCCTCGCGCGGCCTGATCCGGCTCAGCAGTCGCCGGCGGCCGCACAGGCCGCCCGCACCCTTACGACGAGTGGGAGAAGTGATGCACACGTACGTAGTCGTCGACGCGTTCGCGCGCCGGCCCCTGACCGGCAACCCGGTGGCTGTGTTCTTCGGGAGCGACGACCTGACCGCCGAGCAGATGCAGCACATCGCACGGGAGATGAACCTCTCGGAGACGACGTTCGTGCTCAGCCCCCGGCAGCACGGCGACGACGCGCACGTGCGGATCTTCACCCCCGTCAACGAACTCCCTTTCGCCGGCCACCCGTTGCTCGGCACCGCCATCGCCCTGGGGCAGCGCACCGACGCCGACCGGCTGCGGATCGAGACCGCCATGGGCGTGATCCCGTTCGAGCTGGAACGCGCGGACGGGAAGGCCGTCGCCGCGAGCATGCGCCAGCCGGTGCCCGTGTGGGAGCCCTTCGACCGCGTCGAGGAACTTCTCGAGGCGCTGGGCATCAGCGAGTCGGCGCTCCCGGTGGACATCTACCGCAACGGCCCGCGGCACGTCCTCGTCGGCCTCGAAAGCACCGAGGCACTGGCGAAGCTGGACCCCGACCACCGCGCCCTGTCCCGATTCCTCGACATGGCGGTCAACTGCTATGCGGGAGAGGGGAGTTCCTGGCGCAACCGCATGTTCTCGCCCGCATACGGGGTCGTGGAGGACGCCGCCACCGGTTCCGCCGCCGGGCCCATCGCCATTCATCTCGCCCGGCACGGCCTCGGTGCCTACGGGCAGCGCATCGAGATCACTCAGGGCGTCGAGATCGGCCGGCCCTCACCCATGGGTGCGCTCGTGCACGGCGAGGGCGACCGGGTCGACTCCGTCGAGGTCTTCGGCCACGGGGTCGTAGCGATCGAAGGGGTGCTCCATGTCTGACCTGACGTCCACGCGATCCGAGTCGCTCACCGGCACGGTCGAGGCCGGCTTCCCCGAGTTCCTCGCGCCGCCCGCCCGGCCGATGGAGCTGCTGGCCGCGTGGCTGGACGACAGCGCCGCGCAGGGGGTGCGGGAGCCGCGCGCCCTGGCCCTGGCCACCGCCGACGCCCGCGGCCGCACCTCGTCGCGCACCGTGGTGGTCTCCTCGGTCACGGGCGCCGGCATCGTCTTCACGACCCACGCAGACAGCCAGAAGGGCCGCGAACTGGCCCAGAATCCCTGGGCGTCCGGCGTCCTGTACTGGCGGGAGACCAGCCGGCAGATCACGTTCGCCGGCCCCGTGCACCGGCTGCCCGACGCCGATGCGGAGGCCCTGTGGTCCGCGCGCCCCGTCTTCACCCACGCCATGACCACCGCATCGCGGCAGAGCCGGCCGGTGGCCGGCCTCGACCACCTCGCCGAACTGCGGGCCGCGGCCCTGGAACTCGGCGAGCCGCAGCGACCGCTGCCGCGCCCCCCGACGTACGCGGCCTACCGACTGGCCCCCGCCTGCGTGGAGTTCTGGGCCAACGGCACCGACCGGCTGCACGAACGGCTGCGCTACGACCGCACCGACATCGGCTGGGAGATCAGCCGGCTCCAGCCCTGACAGCGGCGACCACGCGAAAAGGCCCGCGCCGTCCGGCCGAAAGGCTGGACGGCGGGGGCCTTTTCGTCGTTCTCCCGTGGTGCTCAGCCGGCTACGACCGCCTCGGCCACGGACGCGTGCGGCGAGGGCTCCAGGAAGCGGGTGACCGAGAATCCGGCCGCCGTGAGCAGCGCCTCGTACTCCGCTCGCGTGCGGCCCCTGCCGTTCAGGACCGTCATCATCAGCATGTCGATGGTCTTCCCCGGGTGGGGCTCGTTGCCGGCCGGGATCATGGCGTTGACGGCCAGCAGCCGTCCGTGCGCGGGCATGGCACGGCGGCAGGACCGCAGGATGCTCACGCACCGCTCGTCCGGCCAGCTGGCCAGCACGTGCTTGAGGAGATAGACGTCGGCGCCGGCCGGCACGGAGGTGAAGAAGTCACCAGGCTCGGCCTTCCAGCGTCCGGCCAGTTCCGGGGTGTCGAGGACGTGCCCGGCCA containing:
- a CDS encoding PhzF family phenazine biosynthesis protein, translated to MHTYVVVDAFARRPLTGNPVAVFFGSDDLTAEQMQHIAREMNLSETTFVLSPRQHGDDAHVRIFTPVNELPFAGHPLLGTAIALGQRTDADRLRIETAMGVIPFELERADGKAVAASMRQPVPVWEPFDRVEELLEALGISESALPVDIYRNGPRHVLVGLESTEALAKLDPDHRALSRFLDMAVNCYAGEGSSWRNRMFSPAYGVVEDAATGSAAGPIAIHLARHGLGAYGQRIEITQGVEIGRPSPMGALVHGEGDRVDSVEVFGHGVVAIEGVLHV
- the phzG gene encoding phenazine biosynthesis FMN-dependent oxidase PhzG; this encodes MSDLTSTRSESLTGTVEAGFPEFLAPPARPMELLAAWLDDSAAQGVREPRALALATADARGRTSSRTVVVSSVTGAGIVFTTHADSQKGRELAQNPWASGVLYWRETSRQITFAGPVHRLPDADAEALWSARPVFTHAMTTASRQSRPVAGLDHLAELRAAALELGEPQRPLPRPPTYAAYRLAPACVEFWANGTDRLHERLRYDRTDIGWEISRLQP